One segment of Maridesulfovibrio ferrireducens DNA contains the following:
- the ilvB gene encoding biosynthetic-type acetolactate synthase large subunit translates to MELTGAQIFLECLKKEGVEVVFGYPGGAIIDIYDQLPNYPFKHILVRHEQGAVHAADGYARATGEAGVCLVTSGPGATNAVTGIATAYMDSIPVVIFTGQVPTPLIGNDAFQEVDIVGITRPCTKHNYLVKDINDLAFTVRQAFYLARSGRPGPVLVDLPKDIMQAKAEFVWPEDVSLRSYNPNLAPHIGQIKKVAKLIEKAERPVIYAGGGVISSGAEDELTWLAKSLNIPVTATLMGLGAFPGNDPLWLGMLGMHGTYAANMAINNSDLVLAIGARFDDRVTGKVDTFAPKATLVHIDIDPTSIQKNVAVHVPLVADCKSALSSLKSVIEPTLDQTYSEDSHAVWVRQVQQWSETHPLRYNKGGSFIKPQYVVEKVYEISNGDAIVATEVGQNQMWAAQFYKFKKSKSFLSSGGLGTMGYGLPAAIGAQMAFPDRLVVDIAGDGSIQMNIQELMTAVCNDLPVKIVILNNGYLGMVRQWQELFYNRNYCETCMDAQPDFVKLAEAYGAVGFRVTEEKDVVPVLTEAFALPKVCIIDVRVDPEENVYPMVPAGASLADMLLV, encoded by the coding sequence ATGGAGCTCACCGGAGCTCAGATATTTCTTGAATGTCTGAAAAAAGAGGGAGTTGAAGTTGTTTTCGGCTATCCCGGCGGCGCGATAATCGATATATATGATCAACTCCCGAATTATCCTTTTAAGCATATACTGGTCAGACACGAGCAGGGTGCGGTCCATGCGGCTGATGGTTATGCCCGGGCAACAGGTGAAGCAGGCGTATGCCTGGTTACATCCGGTCCCGGAGCAACAAATGCTGTTACCGGTATTGCAACTGCATACATGGATTCAATTCCGGTAGTAATTTTTACAGGACAGGTTCCGACTCCTTTAATCGGGAATGATGCCTTTCAAGAGGTTGATATTGTCGGAATTACCCGTCCTTGTACAAAACATAACTACTTGGTCAAAGATATTAACGATTTAGCCTTCACTGTAAGGCAGGCGTTTTATCTCGCACGCTCAGGAAGACCCGGTCCTGTATTGGTCGATCTTCCTAAAGATATTATGCAGGCTAAGGCTGAATTTGTCTGGCCTGAAGATGTGTCGCTACGAAGCTATAATCCGAATCTTGCCCCTCATATCGGGCAGATTAAAAAAGTTGCCAAGCTTATTGAAAAGGCCGAAAGGCCGGTTATTTACGCTGGCGGCGGGGTTATAAGTTCCGGAGCTGAGGATGAATTGACATGGCTTGCCAAGAGTCTGAATATTCCAGTGACAGCCACTCTCATGGGGCTTGGCGCCTTTCCCGGAAATGATCCCTTATGGCTCGGGATGCTGGGAATGCATGGCACCTATGCCGCAAACATGGCAATCAATAATTCGGACCTCGTTCTGGCAATCGGAGCGAGGTTCGATGACCGTGTGACTGGAAAGGTTGATACTTTTGCCCCTAAAGCCACACTCGTTCATATAGATATTGATCCTACTTCAATTCAAAAAAATGTTGCTGTTCATGTGCCTCTTGTTGCTGACTGCAAAAGTGCATTGTCTTCACTTAAATCAGTAATTGAGCCTACTCTCGACCAGACTTATTCCGAAGATTCTCATGCTGTATGGGTTCGTCAGGTTCAGCAATGGTCTGAAACTCATCCTTTGCGGTATAATAAAGGTGGGTCGTTCATTAAGCCTCAGTATGTTGTTGAAAAGGTTTACGAAATCAGCAACGGTGACGCTATTGTCGCTACTGAGGTCGGTCAGAATCAGATGTGGGCCGCACAATTTTATAAGTTTAAAAAGTCAAAATCTTTTCTGTCTTCGGGCGGTTTAGGAACGATGGGGTATGGACTTCCTGCTGCCATCGGCGCGCAAATGGCGTTTCCTGACCGGCTTGTCGTGGATATTGCCGGAGACGGTTCTATTCAGATGAATATTCAGGAATTGATGACTGCTGTCTGCAATGATCTTCCGGTCAAGATTGTTATTTTAAATAATGGTTATCTTGGTATGGTTCGTCAGTGGCAGGAACTTTTTTACAATCGTAATTACTGTGAAACCTGTATGGATGCTCAGCCGGATTTTGTAAAACTAGCTGAAGCCTACGGAGCTGTCGGGTTCAGAGTAACCGAAGAGAAAGATGTCGTGCCTGTGCTTACGGAGGCGTTTGCTCTCCCTAAGGTTTGTATTATCGATGTCCGGGTTGATCCAGAGGAGAATGTTTATCCTATGGTTCCTGCCGGAGCATCACTAGCCGACATGTTGCTCGTTTAG
- a CDS encoding DUF465 domain-containing protein, which yields MEAKDVDLIRTLVGQDAEIKGLWDQHLDLKKIIDRFEKKGLLNETEVLELKELKKKKLSGKTKLHLLIEKYK from the coding sequence ATGGAAGCTAAAGACGTCGATTTGATTAGAACCCTAGTTGGTCAGGATGCGGAAATTAAAGGGCTATGGGATCAGCACTTAGATCTAAAAAAGATTATTGATAGATTTGAAAAGAAAGGTCTCCTAAACGAGACAGAAGTTCTTGAATTGAAAGAACTGAAAAAAAAGAAGTTGTCCGGAAAAACGAAATTGCATTTGTTGATTGAAAAATACAAATAA
- a CDS encoding ATP-dependent helicase, producing MIDFKKELNPAQYEAATNPQGPVLVIAGAGSGKTRTIVYRLAWLVEQGIPPESILLMTFTRKAAQEMLTRTEQILGRPLHGTNGGTFHSFAFSILRQNSAEIGFPNGFTLMDRGDCEDVIREVKSNFGFGQKDRSYPKKATLLDMVTKSRNKEVSIDFLLNSEAFHLACYGQEMEQISDGYAIYKKQHGLMDYDDLLFYLEELLSKDEFLRNSLRSRFQYIMVDEYQDTNLVQARIVQHLAGKNGNIMAVGDDAQSIYSFRGADVTNILKFPEIFNDVKIVRLEQNYRSTQPILDITNAILDGAANKFDKKLFTEKTWGKKPQLMIPLSDFSQSTRILDRIIELQKRHGPEEVAVLFRAGYQSYGLEVALKRLGVGYKKYGGLKFNEAAHIKDVLSFLRLVSNPADIIAWQRCLGHIKGVGPKTAQKIANTVISGDINAINKYTQKYSLLKDILADIDGLREKRSSPATSLEVVIPLYTPILVATYPDDYPRREAGLDQLLQIANNYTDLDSFLADMCLDPDQHREEAAQENVLTLSTIHSAKGLEWNAVIIIDLVEDRFPSRKSMHKPLEYEEERRLLYVACTRAKEELILSAPASLYRKNSDFNEPAVPSPFIRELDNYLFDELHESYSGGMNKQQIAAVPSFDTTPRNADSTPNKKNSSAQKLGHCTHKIFGRGKIIDKVDPNKLKINFPGFGVKVIVEDFVELL from the coding sequence ATGATCGATTTCAAAAAAGAACTGAATCCAGCGCAATATGAAGCCGCCACAAACCCTCAAGGCCCGGTACTTGTTATCGCCGGAGCAGGCAGCGGAAAGACCAGAACGATTGTCTACAGACTTGCATGGCTTGTCGAACAAGGCATCCCTCCTGAATCAATCCTGCTGATGACCTTCACCCGCAAAGCAGCACAGGAAATGCTGACCAGAACGGAACAAATTCTGGGTAGACCTCTGCATGGAACCAATGGCGGAACTTTTCACTCATTTGCTTTTTCTATTCTGCGACAGAACAGTGCGGAGATAGGCTTTCCAAACGGCTTTACACTCATGGACCGTGGCGACTGCGAAGATGTCATACGGGAAGTTAAAAGCAATTTCGGATTCGGCCAGAAAGATCGTTCTTATCCTAAAAAAGCCACTCTGCTGGATATGGTGACCAAATCCAGAAACAAAGAAGTCTCCATAGATTTCCTGCTCAATTCTGAAGCATTTCACCTCGCTTGCTACGGACAGGAGATGGAACAGATTTCAGACGGCTATGCCATCTATAAAAAACAGCACGGCTTGATGGATTATGACGATCTCCTTTTTTATCTTGAAGAACTGCTTTCAAAAGATGAATTCCTCAGAAATTCATTACGCAGCCGCTTCCAATATATCATGGTGGACGAATATCAGGACACCAACCTTGTGCAGGCTCGTATTGTACAACATCTGGCCGGTAAAAACGGTAATATAATGGCTGTCGGCGATGATGCGCAGTCTATCTATTCTTTCAGAGGCGCTGATGTCACCAACATCCTGAAATTTCCTGAAATTTTTAATGACGTAAAAATAGTTCGCCTTGAACAAAATTACCGTTCAACGCAACCGATACTCGATATTACCAATGCAATTCTGGACGGTGCTGCAAATAAATTTGATAAGAAGCTATTCACTGAAAAAACATGGGGCAAAAAGCCACAGTTGATGATTCCGCTAAGTGACTTCAGCCAGTCTACAAGAATTCTGGACCGTATTATCGAATTACAGAAAAGACACGGTCCCGAAGAGGTCGCTGTTCTTTTCAGAGCGGGATATCAGAGTTACGGGCTGGAAGTTGCCCTCAAAAGATTAGGCGTAGGTTATAAAAAATATGGCGGTCTTAAATTTAATGAAGCCGCACATATTAAAGATGTTCTATCCTTTTTGCGTCTTGTTTCTAATCCTGCTGATATTATTGCTTGGCAACGCTGCCTGGGACACATCAAAGGGGTCGGTCCTAAAACAGCTCAAAAAATTGCGAACACCGTCATTTCCGGTGATATAAACGCTATCAACAAATACACTCAAAAATATTCCCTGCTTAAAGATATTCTTGCTGATATCGACGGATTGCGAGAAAAAAGATCATCCCCAGCAACTTCCCTTGAAGTTGTTATTCCTCTTTATACACCGATACTTGTTGCAACTTATCCTGACGACTACCCCAGACGTGAAGCGGGACTTGATCAGCTTTTACAAATTGCAAACAACTACACCGATCTCGATAGTTTTCTTGCTGACATGTGCCTCGATCCTGATCAGCACCGTGAAGAGGCTGCACAGGAAAATGTTCTTACGCTTTCAACCATTCACTCGGCAAAAGGGCTTGAATGGAACGCTGTAATCATTATCGATCTGGTGGAAGACAGATTTCCTTCCCGCAAATCAATGCACAAACCTCTTGAATATGAAGAGGAACGCAGACTGCTGTACGTTGCCTGCACCCGCGCGAAAGAAGAACTTATTCTTTCGGCTCCGGCATCACTTTACCGTAAAAACTCTGATTTCAACGAACCAGCGGTCCCGAGTCCTTTTATACGGGAACTGGATAATTACTTATTTGACGAATTGCATGAATCTTATTCCGGCGGAATGAATAAACAGCAGATTGCGGCTGTGCCATCTTTTGACACAACTCCCCGTAATGCGGATTCTACTCCAAACAAAAAAAACAGTTCCGCACAGAAATTAGGACATTGCACACATAAGATTTTCGGACGCGGTAAAATAATCGATAAAGTTGATCCCAATAAACTTAAAATTAATTTCCCGGGATTCGGGGTTAAAGTAATCGTAGAAGACTTCGTTGAGCTATTGTAG
- a CDS encoding alkaline phosphatase family protein, with translation MILTSTKRKRFVVLGLDGLPASLAVKMAARLPNLNRIAGKNKPLTAETPELSPVNWTSFFTAAGPETHGVYGFTKLDRSSYTLSINNFDNVYGSTLFDRIGEKGLVSKVINLPNTYPARPLRGMLISGFVADSLEKAVYPPFLLAPLKKSGFILEADTSKGLMDPQYLIDQVSKTLECRLNAFEMLWNDLAWDLFVIVFTETDRLFHFLYPAFEDTNHPLHNVCMNFMIKWDAAIGRVLDKFDALPGDKKLISFADHGFTSLETEVDLNAFLIQKGLLSLKHIPSDQWDSTAISDESKAFALDPGRIYIHTAERFDRGQVSKDEIQSITETIAFDLMELKFNGQQVMESVQTTAELYGETAIGNPPDLICTAKPGFDLKAKFDRKDIFGFFGRTGTHTREDAFFYSSDGEQADLMRDTGKMILNWFNISPLKN, from the coding sequence ATGATTCTGACATCGACAAAACGCAAAAGGTTCGTAGTTCTCGGACTTGACGGACTTCCTGCGTCTCTTGCTGTTAAAATGGCCGCAAGATTACCTAATCTTAATAGAATTGCGGGTAAAAACAAACCACTGACTGCTGAAACACCGGAACTATCTCCTGTAAACTGGACTTCTTTTTTCACAGCAGCCGGGCCTGAAACACATGGAGTTTACGGCTTTACGAAATTAGATAGAAGTTCTTACACGCTATCCATAAACAATTTCGACAACGTTTATGGATCTACTCTTTTCGACCGCATAGGAGAAAAAGGGCTAGTCAGCAAAGTGATTAACCTTCCAAACACCTACCCTGCGCGCCCGTTAAGAGGAATGCTCATTTCCGGTTTTGTAGCGGATTCACTTGAAAAAGCTGTTTACCCGCCGTTTCTATTAGCACCGCTTAAAAAGTCAGGATTTATCTTAGAGGCAGACACAAGCAAGGGTTTAATGGACCCGCAGTATCTGATAGATCAAGTGAGCAAAACACTCGAATGCCGACTTAACGCATTCGAAATGCTCTGGAATGACCTTGCGTGGGATCTGTTTGTAATAGTCTTTACAGAAACGGACAGACTCTTTCATTTCCTCTACCCTGCGTTTGAAGACACTAATCACCCTTTGCACAATGTTTGTATGAATTTCATGATTAAATGGGACGCAGCAATCGGACGGGTTCTTGATAAGTTTGATGCTCTTCCCGGCGATAAAAAGCTCATCTCTTTTGCCGACCACGGATTCACATCTCTTGAAACCGAGGTTGACCTCAATGCGTTCCTCATTCAAAAGGGACTTCTAAGCCTTAAGCACATTCCGTCTGACCAATGGGATTCAACCGCCATCAGTGATGAGAGTAAAGCTTTTGCACTTGATCCCGGCAGAATTTATATCCATACAGCTGAGAGATTCGACAGAGGGCAAGTGAGCAAAGACGAGATTCAATCCATAACTGAAACTATCGCTTTTGATCTTATGGAATTGAAGTTTAACGGTCAGCAGGTTATGGAATCAGTTCAAACAACCGCTGAACTTTACGGCGAAACAGCAATCGGCAATCCACCGGATTTAATTTGCACAGCAAAGCCCGGATTTGACCTTAAAGCTAAATTCGACCGTAAAGACATTTTCGGATTCTTCGGAAGAACCGGTACTCACACCCGCGAGGATGCTTTTTTTTACAGCTCAGACGGAGAACAAGCCGACCTAATGCGCGACACAGGTAAGATGATCCTAAACTGGTTCAATATTTCCCCTCTGAAAAATTAG
- a CDS encoding DivIVA domain-containing protein, translating into MTLSKIDLLNKKFSKSLFGYSKSEVDQLMIELAEVLGATADDKKQLMKKIERRDSSIREFRQREETLRDTLMTTQRMIDDLKATARKEAELIINEAHSRAEVILQQAHNRLAQIHEDINELKRQRTRFEVELKAVLESHLKTLEISNPELEKVEAIEAKLKFFKKAK; encoded by the coding sequence ATGACCCTTTCGAAGATTGATTTACTTAATAAAAAGTTTTCAAAATCTCTTTTCGGGTATTCTAAAAGTGAAGTGGATCAGCTTATGATTGAGCTTGCTGAAGTTCTCGGTGCAACCGCCGATGACAAGAAGCAGCTTATGAAGAAGATTGAACGCCGCGATTCCTCTATTCGAGAGTTTCGTCAGCGCGAAGAAACACTTCGTGACACTTTGATGACAACTCAAAGAATGATCGATGACCTCAAAGCAACTGCCAGAAAGGAAGCTGAGCTCATAATTAATGAGGCCCATTCAAGGGCTGAAGTTATTTTGCAGCAGGCACACAACCGTTTGGCTCAAATTCATGAAGACATTAACGAACTCAAACGCCAAAGAACAAGGTTTGAAGTTGAGCTTAAAGCTGTTCTTGAGTCTCATTTAAAGACACTTGAGATCAGTAATCCTGAACTTGAAAAAGTTGAAGCCATTGAAGCCAAACTTAAATTTTTCAAAAAAGCCAAATAA
- the ilvN gene encoding acetolactate synthase small subunit → MRHTLSVMVENEPGVLSRVVGLFSGRGFNIESLNVAPTLEEGVSLMTITTVGDEQIIEQIVKQLRKLVTVIKVVDLTELKSVEREMVLLKVNAEDAKRAEILRIVDIFRCKVVDVSVDELTLEVTGDHGKIDALINLLSRFGIKEVARTGTVAMKRALQV, encoded by the coding sequence ATGAGACATACTCTGTCCGTCATGGTTGAAAATGAACCCGGAGTTCTTTCCAGAGTTGTAGGATTGTTCAGCGGACGCGGATTCAATATTGAATCCCTTAACGTTGCGCCTACTCTGGAAGAAGGCGTTTCGCTGATGACCATAACCACTGTAGGTGATGAGCAGATCATTGAACAAATCGTTAAACAGCTGAGAAAGCTCGTTACGGTTATTAAAGTTGTCGATCTCACAGAGCTTAAATCTGTTGAGAGAGAAATGGTTCTGCTTAAGGTTAATGCTGAAGATGCTAAACGGGCTGAAATTCTTCGAATAGTAGATATATTCAGATGTAAAGTTGTTGATGTCAGCGTGGACGAGCTGACGCTTGAGGTTACCGGAGATCACGGTAAAATCGATGCATTGATTAATCTGCTATCCAGATTTGGTATTAAGGAAGTTGCCCGTACCGGTACGGTCGCAATGAAGCGTGCTTTGCAAGTATAA
- the thiL gene encoding thiamine-phosphate kinase, whose product MKNLNSEQDFLALIDTYFPSINGHVTLGRGDDCSILRTNEELCISKDLFLEDVHFRRSYFSPADIGYKSLAVNISDIAAMGGVPKGFALGLIVPPELDESYWDSLLKEMAELANRHGLILAGGDLCKGASLGISVTVWGEPFQNPKQNSGSKGKFLTRGNAKPGDILFIHGSLGLARTGMLMLEKDEPSECKTYPASVQAHLRPQIRIETGNALSTFPSVTGLMDLSDGLARDLPRFINCCETAFGAEISLSEALLHSEVIRFAETNGILPEEHAFQGGEDYALFGAASADGFDELMNTVKGIVPIGVLTDRPEILLNGKKYSEKGFDHFSG is encoded by the coding sequence ATGAAAAATTTAAACTCCGAACAAGACTTTCTAGCACTCATAGACACCTACTTTCCGTCCATAAACGGGCACGTAACTTTAGGCAGAGGCGACGACTGCTCCATTTTACGGACAAACGAAGAACTCTGTATAAGTAAGGATCTTTTTCTTGAAGATGTACATTTCCGACGCTCATACTTTTCACCCGCAGATATCGGATACAAATCGCTTGCCGTAAACATCAGTGACATTGCAGCAATGGGCGGGGTTCCAAAAGGTTTTGCCCTTGGCCTTATCGTTCCGCCGGAACTGGATGAAAGTTACTGGGATTCACTCCTGAAAGAAATGGCTGAACTTGCAAACCGACACGGACTTATCCTTGCCGGAGGGGACTTGTGCAAAGGTGCCTCGCTTGGCATATCCGTAACGGTCTGGGGTGAACCATTTCAGAACCCGAAACAAAATTCAGGCTCTAAAGGTAAATTTTTAACCCGTGGCAATGCCAAACCGGGCGACATACTTTTCATACACGGCTCATTAGGGCTTGCGCGCACCGGTATGCTTATGCTGGAAAAAGATGAACCGTCTGAGTGCAAGACTTACCCAGCGAGCGTACAGGCTCATTTACGGCCTCAAATACGAATAGAAACAGGTAACGCTCTTTCGACATTCCCCTCCGTAACAGGACTGATGGATTTATCTGACGGTCTGGCACGGGATCTGCCACGTTTTATTAATTGCTGCGAAACAGCATTCGGAGCTGAAATATCTTTATCCGAAGCTCTTCTTCACAGCGAAGTTATACGATTTGCCGAAACAAACGGAATTTTACCCGAAGAGCACGCTTTTCAAGGCGGTGAAGATTACGCTCTTTTCGGAGCCGCTTCCGCTGATGGATTTGATGAGCTGATGAATACAGTAAAAGGAATTGTCCCAATCGGAGTGCTTACTGATAGACCTGAAATTTTACTCAACGGCAAAAAGTATTCAGAAAAAGGATTTGATCATTTTTCAGGTTAG
- a CDS encoding RNA recognition motif domain-containing protein → MSKNIYVGNLPWSASEEAVKSAFEEFGEVISVNLITDRETGRPRGFGFVEMDDQGALQAIESLDGNDFGGRNLKVNEARPREERPKRW, encoded by the coding sequence ATGTCTAAAAACATTTACGTGGGTAATCTTCCTTGGAGTGCTTCCGAAGAAGCCGTTAAATCAGCTTTTGAAGAGTTTGGTGAAGTTATTTCTGTCAACTTGATAACAGATCGCGAAACAGGACGCCCGCGTGGGTTCGGTTTTGTTGAAATGGATGATCAGGGTGCTTTGCAGGCAATAGAATCACTTGATGGAAACGATTTTGGTGGACGTAATCTTAAAGTAAATGAGGCCCGCCCACGGGAGGAGCGTCCAAAACGCTGGTAA
- the infA gene encoding translation initiation factor IF-1, translating into MAKEEGIAVNGTVEEALPNAMFRVELENGHVVLAHISGKMRKFRIRVMPGDKVTVELSPYDLTRGRITYRPR; encoded by the coding sequence TTGGCAAAAGAAGAAGGAATTGCAGTTAATGGAACCGTTGAGGAAGCTCTCCCTAATGCTATGTTCAGAGTTGAGCTTGAAAACGGCCACGTAGTCTTGGCTCATATTTCTGGAAAAATGCGCAAATTCCGTATTAGAGTAATGCCCGGCGATAAAGTTACAGTTGAACTTTCTCCATACGATTTGACTCGCGGTAGAATTACTTATCGTCCCCGCTAA
- the ilvC gene encoding ketol-acid reductoisomerase: MKVYYENDADLGLLKDKTVAIIGYGSQGHAHAQNLRDSGVKVVVGQRPGGRNYDLAKEHGFEPVSAAEATAAADLIMILLPDQVQAAVYTNDILPNLKSGDILAFGHGFNIHFDQIVPNADNDVIMIAPKGPGHLVRRTFTEGGAVPSLVAVHQNVSGKALDIALAYAKGIGATRSGVIETNFREETETDLFGEQAVLCGGVSELIKAGFETLVEAGYQPEMAYFECLHELKLTVDLIYEGGLSNMRYSISDTAEYGDLTRGPRVINAESRKEMKKILTEIQQGEFAKEFIVENMSGKAHFNAMRRINAEHQVETVGTDLRKMMSWLKKIA; the protein is encoded by the coding sequence ATGAAAGTTTATTACGAAAATGATGCAGATTTAGGACTTTTGAAAGACAAAACTGTAGCCATCATCGGTTATGGTAGCCAGGGCCATGCTCACGCTCAGAATCTACGTGATTCAGGTGTTAAGGTTGTTGTCGGTCAGCGTCCCGGAGGACGTAACTATGACCTCGCTAAAGAACACGGTTTTGAGCCTGTAAGCGCAGCAGAAGCCACAGCCGCAGCCGACTTAATTATGATTCTTCTACCTGATCAGGTTCAGGCAGCAGTTTATACAAATGATATTCTTCCGAACCTCAAGTCCGGTGATATTCTTGCTTTCGGTCATGGTTTCAATATTCACTTTGACCAGATTGTTCCTAATGCAGATAATGATGTAATCATGATCGCTCCAAAGGGACCAGGTCACCTCGTTCGTCGTACTTTCACTGAAGGTGGAGCTGTTCCTTCTTTGGTTGCAGTTCATCAGAATGTTTCTGGCAAAGCTCTTGATATCGCTCTTGCTTATGCAAAAGGTATCGGTGCAACTCGCTCAGGTGTTATTGAAACAAACTTCCGTGAAGAAACTGAAACTGACCTTTTCGGTGAGCAGGCTGTTCTTTGCGGTGGTGTAAGTGAGCTTATCAAGGCTGGTTTTGAAACTTTGGTTGAAGCTGGTTATCAGCCTGAAATGGCATACTTCGAATGTTTGCATGAACTGAAATTGACCGTTGACCTTATTTATGAAGGAGGTCTTTCTAACATGCGCTATTCAATCAGTGATACCGCTGAATACGGTGATTTAACTCGCGGACCTAGAGTTATTAACGCTGAAAGCCGTAAAGAAATGAAGAAAATTCTCACAGAAATTCAGCAGGGTGAATTTGCTAAAGAGTTTATTGTTGAAAATATGTCTGGAAAAGCTCATTTCAATGCAATGCGTCGCATTAACGCAGAGCATCAGGTTGAAACAGTAGGTACTGATCTTCGTAAGATGATGAGCTGGCTCAAAAAAATAGCTTAG
- the tsaA gene encoding tRNA (N6-threonylcarbamoyladenosine(37)-N6)-methyltransferase TrmO, protein MDTDLKIIGYIKSEFTKREDTPKQGDEGGVEAVLHIKEEFSEAMDGLKPGMEILLLSWLHEGDRSYLRVHPRGNKATPMRGVFSTRSPDRPNPIGLHPVTIKSVNGLEIRVYPLEAIDGTPLLDIKNA, encoded by the coding sequence ATGGATACTGATCTAAAAATAATAGGCTATATAAAGTCAGAATTCACCAAAAGAGAAGATACACCTAAACAAGGCGATGAAGGTGGCGTTGAAGCTGTCCTTCACATCAAAGAAGAATTTTCCGAAGCTATGGACGGACTGAAACCGGGCATGGAAATTTTATTGCTTTCATGGCTGCATGAAGGCGATCGAAGCTATTTGAGAGTACATCCGCGAGGAAACAAAGCAACCCCTATGCGGGGAGTTTTCTCTACTCGCTCCCCTGACCGTCCAAATCCGATAGGACTGCATCCTGTCACCATAAAAAGCGTAAATGGACTTGAAATCAGAGTTTATCCGCTTGAAGCCATAGACGGAACGCCTCTTCTGGATATCAAGAACGCATAA
- a CDS encoding DUF2156 domain-containing protein → MNKQFSPITLCCQDKFDKVLKTCGQLTSDYTFANIWGWTDYYGLELNCSDNLVWVRQTKPDLIHWAPIGDWESINWEKCEMMNTPGTRFTRIPEKLALQLQDIFGDKLILEENRDHFDYVYSVEELIELRGKKFHKKKNLFHQFIKKYDFEYREITPDCVEEVLEMQFDWYRWQEENNNSAALVAENEAISKVLKEMDTITHLTGGTLRIDGRIIAYTIAEPLGKDTIVIHFEKGNTYFKGVYQAINQMFLENSASNKKFVNREQDLGEPGLRKAKLSYNPVDFMKKYEITVR, encoded by the coding sequence ATGAATAAACAATTCAGCCCGATAACTCTCTGTTGCCAAGATAAATTTGATAAAGTTTTAAAGACATGCGGTCAGCTCACATCAGATTATACTTTCGCAAATATTTGGGGATGGACAGATTACTACGGCCTTGAGCTTAACTGCTCAGACAACCTTGTGTGGGTAAGACAGACCAAGCCGGACCTTATACATTGGGCTCCTATCGGCGATTGGGAAAGTATCAATTGGGAAAAGTGTGAGATGATGAACACACCCGGAACCAGATTTACCCGCATCCCTGAAAAACTAGCTTTACAACTGCAAGACATCTTCGGAGACAAACTTATACTGGAAGAGAATCGTGATCACTTCGACTATGTTTATTCAGTCGAAGAATTAATAGAACTTCGTGGCAAAAAATTTCACAAAAAAAAGAACCTGTTTCATCAATTTATCAAAAAATATGACTTCGAATATAGAGAAATTACCCCTGACTGCGTAGAAGAAGTGCTTGAAATGCAATTTGACTGGTACCGCTGGCAAGAAGAAAACAATAATTCAGCAGCACTTGTTGCGGAAAATGAAGCCATTTCAAAAGTACTTAAAGAGATGGACACCATTACACATCTCACAGGCGGAACTCTGCGCATTGACGGGCGCATAATAGCCTACACAATAGCTGAACCACTGGGTAAAGATACAATTGTAATTCATTTTGAAAAAGGAAACACCTATTTTAAAGGTGTATATCAGGCGATCAACCAGATGTTCCTTGAAAACTCTGCAAGTAATAAAAAATTTGTAAACCGTGAACAGGATCTTGGCGAACCGGGTCTGCGAAAAGCTAAACTTTCATACAACCCTGTTGATTTTATGAAAAAATATGAAATCACTGTCCGCTAG